From one bacterium Scap17 genomic stretch:
- a CDS encoding RimK family protein, which yields MSRLRIVVDRVSDWRAFYPSDDVISAHDFLSELSSDAPAQRADDAPQPATHVINLCGGLDYLGIGYYVSLLAQARGQKALPSVETLNQLSRKSLIDMELGGIRVLLEELTRKGALPAPQNVTHGAGKPPRLDLLLTFGESADPALARLARKLFERLPCPLLEVRLEGRSDHWVLKRVRPQSLSHLAAADEDRFAQALNRHSRKVWRTPKARRHYRFDLAMLVDPDEALPPSNRTALKHFIREGRRLGIDVSLITRRDEGRLAEFDGLFIRETTSLDHHTYRMAKRAEHEGLVVIDDSQSILRCTNKVFLHELLKARGLSAPQGRLIHRGELRQLAERGQHMRYPLVMKVPDGAFSRGIVKIDGPETLVREAERLFQDSALLLLQEWLPTEFDWRIGVLDGKLLFASRYYMARGHWQIYDHSGARTRSGGFATVDPSEVPAAVIKAALKATRLIGDGLYGVDLKQLEDRVVVIEVNDNPNLDAGVEDVVLGRELYRRVMQVFLARMQARRQPVLG from the coding sequence ATGTCCCGCCTGCGTATCGTGGTTGACCGTGTGTCTGACTGGCGCGCCTTCTATCCCAGTGATGATGTCATCAGCGCCCATGACTTTCTTTCCGAACTCTCAAGCGATGCGCCAGCCCAGCGCGCCGACGATGCGCCGCAGCCCGCCACCCACGTCATCAATCTGTGCGGCGGGCTGGATTATCTGGGCATCGGCTATTATGTCTCGCTGCTGGCCCAGGCGCGCGGTCAGAAGGCGTTGCCGTCAGTGGAGACCCTCAATCAGCTGTCACGCAAGTCGCTGATCGACATGGAACTGGGCGGCATCCGCGTGCTGCTCGAGGAGCTGACACGCAAGGGCGCCCTGCCCGCCCCGCAAAACGTGACGCATGGGGCTGGCAAGCCGCCACGACTCGACCTGCTGCTGACCTTCGGCGAGAGCGCAGACCCCGCGCTTGCGCGTCTCGCACGCAAGCTGTTCGAGCGCCTGCCCTGCCCGCTGCTGGAGGTGCGTCTTGAAGGCCGAAGCGATCATTGGGTGCTCAAGCGGGTGCGCCCGCAATCCCTGAGCCACCTGGCAGCGGCGGATGAAGACCGCTTCGCCCAGGCGCTCAATCGCCATTCACGCAAGGTGTGGCGCACGCCCAAGGCCCGCCGCCATTACCGTTTCGATCTCGCCATGCTGGTCGACCCGGACGAGGCGCTGCCGCCGTCGAACCGCACCGCGCTCAAGCATTTCATCCGCGAAGGACGGCGCCTGGGCATCGATGTCAGCCTGATCACCCGGCGCGATGAAGGCCGTCTGGCCGAGTTCGATGGCCTGTTCATCCGCGAGACGACCAGTCTGGATCACCACACCTATCGCATGGCCAAGCGTGCCGAGCACGAAGGGCTGGTGGTGATCGATGACAGCCAGTCGATTCTGCGCTGCACCAACAAGGTCTTCCTGCATGAGCTTCTCAAGGCACGTGGTCTGAGTGCCCCGCAGGGTCGCCTGATCCATCGGGGCGAACTGCGCCAGCTGGCCGAACGCGGTCAGCACATGCGCTACCCGCTGGTGATGAAAGTGCCGGATGGTGCCTTCTCGCGCGGCATCGTCAAGATCGATGGCCCGGAGACACTGGTACGCGAAGCCGAGCGGCTGTTCCAGGATTCCGCCCTGCTGCTGTTGCAGGAGTGGCTACCGACCGAGTTCGACTGGCGCATCGGCGTGCTCGACGGCAAGCTGCTGTTCGCCAGCCGTTACTACATGGCGCGCGGCCATTGGCAGATCTACGACCACAGCGGCGCGCGTACCCGCTCCGGCGGCTTCGCGACGGTCGACCCGAGCGAGGTGCCAGCGGCCGTGATCAAGGCGGCCCTGAAGGCGACCCGCCTGATCGGCGACGGCCTCTACGGCGTCGACTTGAAGCAGCTGGAGGACCGCGTGGTGGTCATCGAGGTCAACGACAACCCGAATCTGGATGCCGGAGTCGAGGATGTGGTGCTGGGACGCGAGCTCTACCGGCGCGTGATGCAGGTCTTTCTGGCACGCATGCAGGCACGCCGTCAGCCCGTGCTGGGCTGA
- a CDS encoding glycerate kinase, translating into MTVSAAAVSATSGSSNSAGAPRLLIAPDSFKEALAASDAADAMARGVRRVLPEAQIDLCPLGDGGEGTLAALLAAASEADPIEARSAQVRDPLGREVTAQWGWQPGSRTAIVELAEASGLHLVSLDERDARVADTHGVGELILAALDAGAERLIITLGGSATNDGGSGMLRALGLRLLDAEGEELPAGGAALARLASLDVTALDPRLANLKVSAAVDVDNPLCGPRGASAVFGPQKGADAAVVEELDAALAHFARLSAEVLGADQQQLAGAGAAGGMGFAVAAWLHGELRPGIELVMERLKVSERLVGCDLLITGEGGLDGQSLGGKTPIGAARAARVAGVPAIVLAGRLAEGWQAAHDEGVSAVFTLCDSAMPLEQALARTPELLADRCEAIMRLWQLAQPD; encoded by the coding sequence ATGACTGTCTCCGCTGCTGCTGTCTCCGCTACTTCTGGTTCCTCAAATTCTGCCGGTGCGCCGCGCCTGTTGATTGCTCCTGACAGCTTCAAGGAAGCTCTGGCAGCCAGTGATGCCGCCGACGCCATGGCGCGTGGTGTTCGCCGGGTACTGCCCGAGGCACAGATCGACCTCTGCCCGCTGGGCGATGGCGGTGAGGGCACGTTGGCGGCGTTGTTGGCGGCAGCCAGTGAAGCAGACCCCATCGAGGCGCGCAGCGCTCAGGTGCGAGATCCGCTTGGACGTGAGGTCACCGCCCAGTGGGGCTGGCAGCCGGGTAGCCGCACGGCCATCGTCGAGCTGGCCGAAGCCAGTGGCCTGCATCTGGTCAGCCTTGATGAGCGCGACGCGCGGGTCGCCGATACGCATGGCGTGGGCGAGCTGATCCTGGCGGCGCTGGACGCCGGTGCCGAGCGGTTGATCATCACGCTGGGCGGCAGCGCCACCAACGATGGCGGCAGCGGCATGCTGCGCGCGCTCGGGCTGCGTCTGCTCGACGCTGAGGGGGAAGAGCTGCCCGCGGGAGGCGCGGCCCTCGCGCGTCTGGCGAGCCTTGACGTCACTGCGCTGGACCCACGCCTGGCCAACCTCAAGGTGTCTGCCGCGGTCGATGTCGACAACCCCCTGTGTGGCCCGCGCGGCGCGAGCGCCGTGTTCGGCCCGCAGAAGGGCGCCGATGCCGCGGTGGTCGAGGAGCTGGATGCGGCACTGGCCCACTTCGCTCGCCTCAGCGCTGAAGTGCTGGGTGCGGATCAGCAACAGCTGGCCGGTGCAGGGGCTGCAGGCGGCATGGGCTTCGCGGTGGCGGCCTGGTTGCATGGTGAATTGCGCCCGGGCATCGAGCTGGTGATGGAGCGCCTCAAGGTGAGCGAGCGTCTGGTGGGCTGTGATCTGCTGATCACCGGGGAAGGCGGTCTGGATGGCCAGAGCCTGGGCGGCAAGACCCCCATCGGTGCGGCGCGAGCCGCGCGAGTCGCCGGGGTGCCCGCCATCGTGTTGGCGGGGCGACTGGCCGAGGGCTGGCAAGCCGCCCATGATGAAGGGGTCAGTGCCGTCTTCACGCTGTGTGACAGTGCCATGCCGCTTGAGCAGGCGCTGGCGCGCACCCCGGAGCTGCTGGCTGACCGCTGCGAGGCCATCATGCGTCTCTGGCAGTTGGCGCAGCCCGACTGA
- a CDS encoding GntR family transcriptional regulator, translating into MSAPLAIGQRNTLTITKRVGFGVFLDGGDRGEILLPTPFIPAGADIGDEVDVFVSLDDEDRLLATTRYPRAMVGEFAALKVVEVNDIGTFLDNGLGKDLLLPYGERKRELKAGQFAMVHVGLDKHSDRMVASMRLDRWLDKTPATYAVGQEVSGLVAARTDLGMKIIIDNAHWGLVHHDRIFTRLRIGNRLRLWVLKNDGNGNIDLTPQAPGPAGHQQLADRILAALEASQGVLPLGDKSEPEAISEAFGASKANFKRAIGHLKREGKVTLAPTETRLVK; encoded by the coding sequence ATGTCTGCTCCGCTCGCTATCGGCCAGCGCAACACCCTGACGATCACCAAGCGGGTCGGCTTCGGCGTCTTCCTTGATGGTGGAGATCGCGGGGAAATCCTGCTGCCGACACCTTTCATTCCGGCGGGGGCCGACATCGGTGACGAAGTCGACGTCTTCGTCAGCCTCGATGATGAAGACCGCCTGCTGGCCACTACGCGCTATCCGCGTGCCATGGTCGGTGAATTCGCCGCGCTCAAGGTGGTCGAGGTCAATGATATCGGCACCTTCCTCGACAATGGCCTGGGCAAGGATCTGCTGCTGCCCTACGGCGAGCGCAAGCGTGAGCTCAAGGCCGGTCAGTTCGCCATGGTGCACGTCGGTCTCGACAAGCACAGTGACCGCATGGTCGCCTCGATGCGACTGGATCGCTGGCTCGACAAGACCCCGGCCACCTACGCGGTGGGCCAGGAAGTCTCCGGTCTGGTCGCTGCGCGCACCGACCTGGGCATGAAGATCATCATCGACAACGCCCATTGGGGCCTGGTGCACCACGACCGTATCTTCACGCGTCTGCGCATCGGCAACCGTCTGCGTCTGTGGGTGTTGAAGAATGACGGCAACGGCAATATCGATCTCACGCCGCAGGCGCCGGGCCCGGCTGGCCATCAGCAGCTGGCGGACCGCATTCTGGCCGCGCTGGAAGCCAGTCAGGGCGTGCTGCCGCTGGGCGACAAGAGCGAGCCGGAAGCCATCAGTGAAGCCTTCGGTGCCAGCAAGGCCAACTTCAAGCGCGCCATCGGTCACCTGAAGCGCGAAGGCAAGGTCACGCTGGCGCCCACCGAGACGCGTCTGGTCAAGTAA
- a CDS encoding GNAT family N-acetyltransferase, with translation MTPILRPAIRADLDALVELEEVSFDSDWFSRRQLSHLILRAHARTLVIIQPDDDVIPSVPAVDDVMAALWPAGSVERDDATPLRSVLGYGTVLFRSNSRRARLYSFCLHPESRGRGLAQRMLTSLEQLAVAQGCTQFDLEVHTGNGAAIALYERHGFEKCGRLRDYYADGAAAWKMRKALTLDSPAPVAQKLAAGDAGEAHPGSPSTVNAGAA, from the coding sequence ATGACCCCCATTCTGCGCCCGGCCATCCGGGCCGATCTCGATGCTCTGGTAGAGCTCGAGGAAGTCAGTTTCGACAGCGACTGGTTCAGTCGTCGTCAGCTGTCCCATCTGATTCTGCGTGCCCATGCCCGTACCCTGGTGATCATCCAGCCCGATGACGATGTCATTCCGTCCGTACCGGCGGTGGACGATGTCATGGCGGCGCTATGGCCAGCCGGAAGCGTCGAGCGTGATGACGCCACGCCGCTGCGCAGCGTGCTCGGCTACGGTACCGTGCTGTTTCGGAGCAATTCACGCCGGGCGCGACTCTACTCCTTCTGCCTGCATCCGGAATCGCGTGGCCGCGGCCTTGCCCAGCGCATGCTGACATCGCTTGAGCAGCTGGCCGTCGCCCAGGGCTGTACGCAGTTCGATCTTGAGGTGCACACCGGCAATGGCGCGGCGATCGCACTCTACGAGCGTCACGGCTTCGAGAAGTGTGGTCGCCTGCGCGATTACTATGCCGATGGGGCGGCCGCCTGGAAGATGCGCAAGGCACTGACGCTGGATTCGCCGGCGCCGGTGGCTCAAAAACTCGCGGCCGGTGATGCCGGTGAAGCGCACCCGGGGTCGCCCTCGACGGTGAATGCCGGCGCCGCCTGA
- a CDS encoding DUF2797 domain-containing protein, with translation MSIVPAGEVPTIDTAPDSLSVTREPLAASYGLRLGETTQPLNAYIGHKVRLSFSGQIHCSHCGRKTKKSFAQGHCYPCFRKLPQCDGCIMKPETCHYAEGTCRDPQWGEEHCFQPHIVYLANSSGLKVGITRKTQMPTRWFDQGAIQALPIVEVSNRLQSGLVEVLFKQALNDRTNWRAMLKGDVAELDLEAERDALLEQMSEGLAALQAHCGEGAIRVLDTTALAFEFPVRSAPTKVTSFNFDKTPVVEGVLEGLKGQYLILDSGVINLRKFTGYEIEAQLGEA, from the coding sequence ATGTCCATCGTGCCCGCCGGCGAGGTGCCGACGATCGATACTGCGCCTGACTCGCTGTCGGTCACGCGGGAGCCGCTGGCGGCCAGCTATGGCCTGCGGCTGGGGGAGACCACCCAGCCGCTGAATGCCTATATCGGCCACAAGGTGCGCCTGAGTTTCTCCGGTCAGATCCACTGCAGCCATTGCGGTCGCAAGACCAAGAAGAGCTTCGCCCAGGGGCATTGCTATCCGTGCTTTCGCAAGCTGCCGCAGTGCGATGGCTGCATCATGAAGCCGGAGACCTGCCACTACGCCGAAGGTACCTGCCGTGATCCGCAGTGGGGCGAGGAGCACTGCTTCCAGCCGCATATCGTCTATCTGGCCAACTCCTCCGGCCTCAAGGTCGGCATCACGCGCAAGACCCAGATGCCGACACGCTGGTTCGATCAGGGTGCCATCCAGGCGCTGCCCATCGTCGAGGTGTCCAATCGCCTGCAGTCGGGGCTGGTCGAGGTGCTGTTCAAGCAGGCGCTGAACGACCGCACCAACTGGCGGGCGATGCTCAAGGGCGATGTGGCCGAGCTGGATCTGGAAGCGGAACGTGATGCGCTGCTCGAGCAGATGTCGGAGGGCCTGGCGGCGCTTCAGGCGCATTGCGGCGAGGGTGCCATCCGGGTGCTGGACACCACGGCGCTGGCCTTCGAGTTTCCGGTGCGCAGCGCGCCGACCAAGGTCACCTCGTTCAACTTTGACAAGACGCCGGTAGTGGAAGGCGTGCTCGAAGGCCTCAAGGGGCAGTATCTGATTCTCGACAGCGGCGTGATCAATCTGCGCAAGTTCACCGGCTACGAGATCGAGGCCCAGCTCGGCGAGGCATGA
- a CDS encoding DUF454 domain-containing protein, whose translation MIFRRMKRICWLGLAWLFFGIGFAGMFLPLLPTTVFMLLALACASRGSPRFARYIREHPQIGPTLVAWERERAIPLRARIMAVSMLAVSMLIILFTVSVLAVKVSLLVFLSLLALWLATRPEPKGEGANLAVSGESLPRE comes from the coding sequence ATGATCTTTCGGCGCATGAAGCGTATCTGCTGGCTTGGCCTGGCCTGGTTGTTCTTCGGCATCGGCTTCGCTGGCATGTTTCTGCCGCTGCTGCCCACCACCGTCTTCATGCTGCTGGCGCTGGCCTGTGCCAGCCGAGGTTCACCGCGCTTTGCGCGCTACATCCGGGAACATCCCCAGATCGGGCCGACACTGGTGGCCTGGGAGCGCGAACGCGCCATTCCGCTGCGCGCCCGCATCATGGCGGTCAGCATGCTGGCCGTCTCGATGCTGATCATCCTGTTCACCGTCTCAGTGCTGGCCGTCAAGGTCTCGCTGCTGGTCTTCCTGTCGCTGCTGGCACTCTGGTTGGCGACGCGCCCGGAGCCCAAGGGCGAGGGGGCGAACCTTGCCGTCAGTGGCGAATCCCTTCCGCGCGAATGA
- a CDS encoding YajQ family cyclic di-GMP-binding protein — protein sequence MPSFDIVSELDKHEVQNAVDQANRELATRFDFKGVTASFELEKEENVNLEADADFQLRQMVELLKGRLIARGIDVRCLEEKDADTAGVRARQQLVLRQGLDQPTAKKIVKALKDAKLKVQAQIQGEKVRVTGKKRDDLQGAMALLKGDESIELPLQFNNFRD from the coding sequence ATGCCGTCATTCGATATTGTCTCCGAACTCGACAAGCACGAGGTTCAGAATGCCGTCGATCAGGCCAATCGCGAACTCGCGACGCGCTTCGATTTCAAGGGCGTGACTGCCAGCTTCGAACTCGAGAAGGAAGAGAACGTCAATCTGGAAGCCGATGCCGATTTCCAGTTGCGTCAGATGGTCGAACTGCTCAAGGGCCGTCTGATCGCGCGCGGCATCGACGTGCGCTGCCTGGAAGAGAAGGACGCCGACACCGCTGGCGTGCGTGCCCGTCAGCAGCTGGTGCTGCGTCAGGGACTGGACCAGCCGACCGCCAAGAAGATCGTCAAGGCGCTCAAGGATGCCAAGCTCAAGGTCCAGGCGCAGATCCAGGGCGAGAAGGTCCGCGTCACCGGCAAGAAGCGTGACGACCTGCAGGGCGCCATGGCACTGCTCAAGGGCGATGAGAGTATCGAGCTGCCGCTGCAGTTCAACAACTTCCGCGACTGA